The Thermococcus celericrescens DNA window AAATTCTGCGCCGCAGGGGTTGATTCGACGTTTAAGCTGTATATAAAACGTAGAGGATACAGTAAGCCATGTTTGACGCGAACTTGGTGAGATTTCTTTTTCAAGCTCGTCCTTCCAGTGGATGGGAAGTCCGCACTGTCCCGAAAACTACTTAAACATTTTTGGGTAGCCTAATCAGGTGAGGTCGTTGGAGGTAAGCAAAAGGGAAGAGGAATACCTCGAGACCATGTACATCCTTCACAAGAACAAGGGGATTATCCGCGTCAAGGACATCGCCAAGATGATGCGCGTCAAGCCACCGAGCGTCGTCGATGCTCTGAAGAAGCTCTCGGATAAAGGTCTGGTGGAGTACGAGAAGTACGACCGGATTCTGCTGACGGACGCCGGCAGGGAGATAGCCAGGGCAACCTACTCGAAGCACCTGCTCCTCACGCAGTTCTTCATTGACATCCTCGGCATCCCGCCGGAGATAGCCGAGCACGACGCATGCCAGTTCGAGCACTACGTCAGCGAGATAACCGTGCAGAGGATAAGGGAGTTTGCCCAGTACATACAGGAGCAGTGTCCCTACGTTCTCAAGCAGTTCATCAAAGAGAAGCTGGCCGAGAACGCGGAGTCTGAGTGACGCTCCCTTTTTGCTCTTCTTGTCTAATAAAATGAAAGAACTCAGAAGGCCCCGCCCAGGTAGGCGAAGTAGGCCAGGAAGATTATCGAGAGGGCGTACATCAGCGGGTGTATCTCGTCCCTTCTGCCGCTGAAGAGCTTGAGTATCGTGTAGCTGATGAAGCCGATGCCTATTCCGTCGGCTATCGAGTAGGTGTATGGTATGGTTATGAGCACGAGGAAGGCCGGGATGGCCTCGGTGTGGTCGGCAAAGTTCACATCCTTTATGGCGCTGAGCATGTAGTAACCGACTATGACGAGGGTCGGAGCGGTTGCAAAGGCCGGAATCGCCCCCGCCAGCGGCGCTATGAAGAGGCCTATGCCGAGGAAGAGCAGGCCGGTAACGAGTGCCGTCATTCCAGTCCTACCGCCCTCCTCTATTCCGGCTGCGCTCTCGATGTAGGTCGTGACCGTTGAGGTTCCGAGGATGGCTCCGACGGTCGTGCCTATCGCATCGGTGAGGAGAACCTTCTCGGCATCGGGAACCTTTCCGTCCTTCGTGATGAAGCCTGCCTTGGCGCTCAGACCCGTAACCGTTCCCAGTGTGTCGAAGAAGTCCACCATGAAGAATGCGAAGACAACTCCCAGCGCCCCTACGTTGAGGAGGCCCTGGAGGTCCATCTGCATGAATGTGTAGCTGATGTCGGGGGTCGAGAACAGGTGCTCGGGCCAGGGGGCGACGCCGGTGATCCAGCCGATGACGCTCGTAGTTATGATGGATATCAGGAGCGAGCCCTTAACGCGGAGCGCGATGAGAACCATCGCGAGGAAGAGGCCGAAGAAGAACAGCAGTATGTCGCCGCTCGCCAGAGCGGAGGTGTTCAACCCGGTGAACTGGAGCGTTCCTATCAGGTGGGTTTGGCCATCTATGACAAGCTCTGAACCCTGGGGGGCCACGACCTTGGCGGAGAGAAGGCCAACGTCGTTGAGGCCTATGAAGGTCAGGAAGAGCCCTATTCCTGCCCCTATCGCGTACTTCTGGCTCAGTGGAATCGCGTGGATTATCGCGCTCCTAACCTTTGTGACGCTGAGGACTATGAATATGAGTCCCTCCACGAAGACCGCCGCGAGGGCAACGCGCCAGTCGTAGCCCATACCGAGGACGACGCTGTAGGCGAAGTAAGCGTTTAACCCCATTCCCGGCGCGAGGGCGAAGGGCTTCTTGGCATAGAGGCCCATCAGAATGGTCGCGAAGCCAGCGGCCAGGGCGGTAACCGCCACGAGGGAGTTGAAGGCATCCTTACCCATGGCATCGCTGAGTATGGAGGGGTTCACGAAGAGAATGTATGCCATCGTCATGAAGGTGGTAACGCCCGCCAGGATCTCGGTCTTCATATCCGTGCCGTGTCTATCAAACTCGAAGTAGTTCTCGAACCATCCCATGAGCTTCACCCCATCGTTTTGACTTGTTTCTGCCTAATAACTTGGTTTTTTAAAGATTTTTTGACGGAAAAATGTTAAAAGAAAGGGAAGATGGGGCGTGGGCACTGTTTGGACGGGCGGAACCTTAACCCTTACCGCCCACCGCGGTGAAACCTTCCGCGTAGGCCTTCACGACTTCCTCTCCCTCACCGAGTATCATGAGAACCCTGACCAGGTCCAGACCCTTCACCTGGGCGAACTCCACGTAGAGGTATTCGTCGCCTTTGCGATATATGTATATCTCTATTTGTGAAAATATTTCGTTGGGGGTACTCTTTTCACTAGATACCATCGTGCTAAAACCTGCCTCGTCTATTTCGTCCAAAACCTTTTTGATAATTGTGTGGCTGTTGCAGTAACAGGGGCTCGTAAAGTTCTTCACCCACAGTTCTGGATGGCCACAGACACTTAGATAGTCGATTACTTTACTGCAATAAACATGATCCCATTTGTCCCAACTAGTATTAGCCAGTGGAATGGCATATGTTGCCATATGCACCCTTCCGGGTGGCAGTTCTGATTCATAGTTTACAGTTTTTAGAAATATGCATCTCTCGTTTGTAAGGTCGATCTGGGAAGAGGTTGATATGCATAGGCCCAAATCGTGAAAACCCTTACTTGTAGAGTTGTTATCTAGGGTAGCTTCTCCTCCTTGGATGTAACATGGAACGGTTATCCCAATTTCATGAGTCCAGTTTTGAAGGTACATCTTTCCTGTTGTTATGGATTTATTTAGGTCTGTCTTTGGAATTATTATTATGTTTTCATTAAATCTTACAGCTGAATTATTGGGAAGTCTCTCTGATATAATAATGTTCCCAAAAGAGTTTAATCTTGGGATAGTATTCACATCATTTTTGCATTGATTTTCCATCAGATAGTGCTTCTCACTCTGATGGCCTTGACTTTGGGAAACATTAATCTGGCTTGGCAGACTACCATGACTGGAGACGTTATTGTTACTCGCTTCGTGATCTGCGTAAGTAATAGTCAGAATAAAAATAACAAAAAGCACTGAAATAATATAAAGAGTCTTATTCATTTTCGGGGTACCTCCTCCAGTGAAGTTGGGCATATTCCTGATGGACAGGAATTTGGTTTGACAGTAACTATTGTTGCTCCCGGTAGGCTGTCAACGATCACCCAGTCGGAAGTTGGTCTGCCATTAAGCCACGGTGCCCATGTAGTATGAACGTAAATATAACGGGTGCCATCACTGTACTCACGATATCCAGCGAAAGTTACTGAATGAAAGTCGTTAACTGG harbors:
- a CDS encoding metal-dependent transcriptional regulator, whose amino-acid sequence is MEVSKREEEYLETMYILHKNKGIIRVKDIAKMMRVKPPSVVDALKKLSDKGLVEYEKYDRILLTDAGREIARATYSKHLLLTQFFIDILGIPPEIAEHDACQFEHYVSEITVQRIREFAQYIQEQCPYVLKQFIKEKLAENAESE
- a CDS encoding NCS2 family permease — its product is MGWFENYFEFDRHGTDMKTEILAGVTTFMTMAYILFVNPSILSDAMGKDAFNSLVAVTALAAGFATILMGLYAKKPFALAPGMGLNAYFAYSVVLGMGYDWRVALAAVFVEGLIFIVLSVTKVRSAIIHAIPLSQKYAIGAGIGLFLTFIGLNDVGLLSAKVVAPQGSELVIDGQTHLIGTLQFTGLNTSALASGDILLFFFGLFLAMVLIALRVKGSLLISIITTSVIGWITGVAPWPEHLFSTPDISYTFMQMDLQGLLNVGALGVVFAFFMVDFFDTLGTVTGLSAKAGFITKDGKVPDAEKVLLTDAIGTTVGAILGTSTVTTYIESAAGIEEGGRTGMTALVTGLLFLGIGLFIAPLAGAIPAFATAPTLVIVGYYMLSAIKDVNFADHTEAIPAFLVLITIPYTYSIADGIGIGFISYTILKLFSGRRDEIHPLMYALSIIFLAYFAYLGGAF